One genomic segment of Oncorhynchus kisutch isolate 150728-3 linkage group LG15, Okis_V2, whole genome shotgun sequence includes these proteins:
- the LOC116353700 gene encoding scavenger receptor class F member 1-like yields the protein MTIIAGYFEILNILQGSYRSGYCRSGGSTVDDCQPCPPGHYCDQIGLAEPSGQCAAGYYCPGGQSTDRPSQHVCGVGHFCKEGSVRERACAPGSYQPSEGQHRCEVCPSGFYCLEEGRTHLVPCGRGFYCPRGTANQHPCPSGTYGNLSGLADESECSLCEPGMYCKGTGRIYPSGPCSAGFVCFGAASQPSPSDNITGAPCPPGFHCPVGSSVPTPCPKGTFSVVDVFQGSTVQSQALKQSLEPVCQKSMFPRFSYSKSLMGTCLSDGLMFTITTSDTKVEFLKGCTGQDTNLGPATVKPTP from the exons ATGACGATCATTGCAGGATATTTTGAGATTTTGAATATCCTGCAAGGATCCTATAGGTCAGGATACT GTCGATCAGGCGGGTCCACAGTGGACGATTGCCAGCCTTGCCCCCCTGGTCATTACTGCGATCAGATAGGCTTGGCCGAGCCCAGCGGTCAGTGTGCTGCTGGCTACTACTGTCCTGGGGGACAGAGCACTGATAGACCGTCACAACATGTGTGTGGAGTTGGTCATTTCTGCAAGGAG GgtagcgtgagagagagagcctgtgCCCCAGGCAGCTACCAGCCTAGTGAGGGTCAGCACCGATGTGAGGTGTGTCCTTCTGGCTTCTACTGTCTTGAAGAAG GAAGGACACACTTGGTTCCATGCGGAAGAGGATTCTATTGTCCACGTGgaacagccaatcagcatccttGTCCATCCGGGACCTATGGAAACTTATCAGGATTGGCTGACGAATCGGAATGCTCTTTGTGTGAACCGGGGATGTACTGTAAAGGAACAG GGAGAATTTACCCCAGTGGTCCATGCAGTGCAGGGTTTGTGTGTTTTGGGGCCGCCTCTCAACCCTCCCCCTCAGACAACATCACAGGCGCTCCATGTCCTCCTGGATTCcactgtcctgttggaagctCCGTACCAACGCCCTGCCCTAAAGGCACATTCAG TGTCGTAGATGTGTTCCAGGGTTCTACTGTGCAGAGCCAGGCCTTAAAGCAGTCACTGGAGCCTGTCTGCCAG AAGAGCATGTTCCCACGCTTCTCTTATTCCAAGTCCCTCATGGGTACATGCCTCTCTGATGGCCTCATGTTCACCATTACCACTTCTGACACCAAAGTAGAGTTTTTGAAGGGTTGTACCGGCCAGGACACGAACCTGGGTCCAgcaactgtcaagccaacaccttaa